One genomic segment of Acidimicrobiia bacterium includes these proteins:
- a CDS encoding SDR family NAD(P)-dependent oxidoreductase, giving the protein MSWTATNIPDQTGKVAVVTGGNGGLGLETVRELARKGAHVVIAARNLDKAASAEADVKAGIPNASLEVRKLDLSSLASIEEFATGVIAAYPVIDLLFNNAGVMATPEWKTEDGFEMQFGTNHLGHFALTARLLPALLAAPEGRIVNTTSTARFGAGEYDLSNPHHEGVYDSWRAYGYSKLANLQFTLELNKRLAAAGANLKVYAADPGFSDTDLQSTSSTNTGGAGRSRFFEKTTPLLAQSAARGSLPQLRGGTDPTAPGGTLYRPKYLMRGVPVVGRVGEKLRKPADLAKLWEVSKADTGIEFDVAKMVAEAAA; this is encoded by the coding sequence ATGTCCTGGACCGCAACCAACATCCCTGATCAGACCGGCAAGGTAGCGGTCGTAACGGGTGGCAACGGTGGACTGGGACTTGAGACCGTCCGTGAACTGGCCCGAAAGGGCGCACATGTAGTGATCGCAGCTCGGAACCTGGATAAGGCTGCGTCAGCCGAAGCCGATGTGAAGGCTGGGATTCCCAACGCTTCGCTTGAGGTTCGCAAACTTGATCTCTCTTCGCTCGCTTCGATTGAGGAATTCGCCACGGGCGTCATTGCCGCGTATCCGGTCATCGATTTGCTCTTCAACAACGCCGGTGTCATGGCCACTCCCGAGTGGAAGACCGAAGACGGCTTCGAGATGCAGTTCGGAACAAACCACCTTGGCCACTTCGCGTTAACGGCCCGTCTGCTTCCCGCCCTTTTGGCAGCCCCTGAGGGCCGCATCGTCAATACGACCTCAACCGCCCGCTTTGGAGCAGGTGAATATGATCTTTCCAACCCTCACCATGAGGGGGTCTACGACTCATGGCGCGCCTACGGATACTCGAAGCTCGCCAACCTGCAGTTCACGCTCGAATTGAACAAGCGACTCGCCGCTGCTGGCGCAAACCTGAAGGTCTATGCAGCCGATCCCGGGTTCTCGGACACCGACCTTCAATCCACGAGCTCGACGAATACCGGTGGGGCAGGGCGAAGCCGCTTTTTTGAGAAGACGACTCCGCTGTTGGCTCAATCAGCGGCAAGAGGGTCCCTTCCACAGCTCCGTGGCGGGACTGATCCAACAGCTCCCGGTGGCACGCTGTATCGGCCCAAGTACTTAATGAGGGGGGTGCCGGTCGTCGGAAGAGTCGGCGAGAAGCTCCGGAAACCGGCCGATCTCGCCAAGTTGTGGGAAGTTTCCAAAGCGGACACCGGCATTGAGTTCGACGTGGCAAAGATGGTGGCCGAGGCGGCTGCGTGA
- a CDS encoding ATP-binding cassette domain-containing protein, whose amino-acid sequence MLELRDLTKRYNTVQALAGCTFTVQPGRMLGFVGPNGAGKTTTMRCVFGLVKPDSGSVSWKSQPIGMADLLTFGYMPEQRGLYPKMRIADQVSYFGELHGQSRSEARAATISWLERLGLGERLSDRLEQLSHGNQQRVQLATALVHNPSLLVLDEPFAGLDPLAADVMSDVLRERAAAGVAVVFSSHQLDLVEDLCEDVAVINAGKIVLTGELSELKRASGVRRLEVFAPGADDAWTDSLPGVISVERNHQGVVVLVEAGIDPATVFAAIDAPVESFSFSPPSLTDLYREAVQ is encoded by the coding sequence GTGCTTGAACTCAGGGATCTCACCAAACGCTACAACACGGTCCAGGCGCTCGCCGGTTGCACATTCACAGTCCAGCCCGGGAGGATGCTCGGCTTTGTTGGCCCGAACGGAGCCGGCAAAACGACAACGATGAGATGCGTGTTCGGCCTCGTCAAACCCGACTCGGGCTCGGTGTCGTGGAAGTCACAACCCATCGGAATGGCCGACCTGCTCACGTTCGGATATATGCCCGAACAACGCGGACTCTATCCCAAGATGCGCATTGCCGACCAGGTCTCCTACTTCGGTGAACTCCATGGGCAAAGTCGATCTGAAGCGCGGGCCGCCACCATCAGTTGGCTGGAACGGCTTGGACTCGGCGAACGACTATCTGACCGTCTCGAACAGTTGTCCCACGGTAACCAGCAGCGGGTGCAACTGGCGACTGCCCTCGTCCACAACCCCAGTCTCCTGGTACTCGACGAGCCATTTGCGGGCCTTGACCCTCTCGCCGCCGACGTCATGTCCGACGTCCTGCGAGAACGGGCCGCCGCCGGCGTTGCGGTCGTGTTCTCAAGCCATCAGCTCGACCTGGTCGAGGACTTGTGCGAAGACGTCGCGGTCATCAATGCCGGCAAGATCGTGCTGACCGGCGAACTCTCCGAGCTCAAGCGGGCCTCCGGGGTTCGGCGACTCGAGGTCTTTGCTCCAGGAGCCGACGATGCCTGGACTGATTCGCTCCCAGGCGTAATCTCAGTCGAGCGCAACCACCAGGGGGTGGTTGTCCTCGTCGAAGCTGGGATCGACCCCGCCACAGTATTCGCCGCCATCGACGCCCCCGTCGAAAGCTTCAGCTTTTCGCCGCCGTCGCTTACCGACCTATACCGGGAGGCCGTGCAATGA
- a CDS encoding ABC transporter permease, whose protein sequence is MSSWKSISLVWRREVTERARSKVFMVGTAATLLIVTAIFVIPPLINPGPDKVAIGHVGDGSEPIIATVQLLAATDDSVELAITAFDDLAAAEAAIEDATIEALLVDGEELVTLGQGSFSSNDGSRLLQEAAAANAVEQLVVDTGMTPKQVVDLLTGTTLEARTLSGVDVEDPTREIVAYAGLMLMYMAILMYGTWTLAGVTEEKTNRVVEILVSTMEPWQLLTGKVTGIGTLAIFQFGLTIIYGLVLSRVTGSVDLGEIPLDSAGMVVLWFVLGFAIYSVMFAGVGALVSRAEDASSASTPVTIAAVGSFMISIVTLNDPSGLTAKIATFIPFTAPYVVPVRYALDAIAWWEMVVAALLTIVTAYLMIRVAGRIYRGALLSYGARLKLRQAWSGANHQ, encoded by the coding sequence ATGAGCTCCTGGAAATCCATATCGCTCGTGTGGCGGCGCGAGGTGACCGAGCGGGCGCGATCCAAGGTCTTCATGGTCGGGACCGCCGCCACGCTCTTGATCGTCACCGCCATCTTTGTGATCCCGCCACTCATCAATCCCGGACCTGACAAAGTTGCCATCGGCCACGTCGGCGACGGCTCGGAACCCATCATCGCCACCGTTCAACTCCTGGCGGCGACCGACGACTCCGTCGAGTTGGCCATCACCGCTTTCGACGACCTGGCAGCTGCCGAGGCAGCCATCGAAGACGCAACAATCGAAGCCTTGCTGGTAGACGGCGAGGAACTGGTGACCCTCGGCCAGGGCAGCTTCTCATCAAACGACGGTTCGCGCCTGCTCCAGGAGGCGGCCGCCGCCAATGCGGTCGAACAACTCGTGGTCGACACCGGCATGACACCAAAACAGGTTGTCGACCTGCTGACCGGCACCACCCTCGAGGCTCGCACCCTATCGGGAGTCGATGTTGAAGACCCCACCCGCGAGATCGTCGCGTATGCGGGTCTCATGCTCATGTACATGGCCATTCTCATGTATGGCACGTGGACGCTGGCCGGGGTCACGGAGGAAAAGACCAACCGGGTCGTCGAGATCCTCGTCTCGACCATGGAGCCCTGGCAACTCCTCACCGGAAAGGTCACCGGAATCGGGACACTGGCGATTTTCCAGTTCGGGCTGACCATCATTTACGGGCTCGTTCTGTCGCGGGTCACCGGGAGTGTCGACCTTGGCGAGATCCCTCTCGACTCAGCCGGGATGGTGGTCCTGTGGTTCGTGCTCGGATTCGCTATCTACTCGGTGATGTTCGCCGGCGTCGGGGCTCTGGTCAGTCGCGCCGAAGATGCCTCTTCGGCCTCAACGCCAGTGACGATCGCCGCGGTCGGCTCGTTCATGATCTCCATCGTCACGCTGAACGACCCGTCCGGCCTCACCGCCAAAATCGCTACCTTCATACCGTTCACCGCCCCATACGTGGTTCCGGTTCGCTATGCCCTCGACGCCATCGCCTGGTGGGAAATGGTTGTGGCTGCCCTACTCACGATCGTCACTGCGTACTTGATGATCCGGGTGGCAGGGCGGATCTACCGGGGAGCGCTCCTCTCATACGGTGCCCGACTCAAACTTCGTCAAGCCTGGTCGGGCGCCAACCACCAATAG
- a CDS encoding GyrI-like domain-containing protein, whose translation MVQCALVPQEETPTIGIRSVVPMDQMQSFFGESYGRLFEEIGREHIKVTGLPFGRYRGMPTDKVDVEAGVPIAKPAEGHADVVAGELPAIEAVEAVHVGPYDTLEQTYHEMMDWMSNHSLVPSDEMWEFYLTDPAEEPDPAKWETKVVWPVAPVSV comes from the coding sequence ATGGTTCAGTGTGCACTAGTTCCACAGGAAGAAACGCCGACGATCGGTATTCGCTCGGTAGTTCCGATGGATCAGATGCAGTCGTTTTTCGGGGAATCCTATGGTCGACTCTTTGAAGAGATCGGTCGGGAGCACATCAAAGTGACCGGGCTGCCTTTTGGGCGCTATCGCGGTATGCCAACGGACAAGGTTGATGTGGAGGCCGGGGTCCCGATTGCCAAACCAGCCGAGGGCCACGCCGATGTGGTGGCGGGCGAACTACCCGCAATCGAGGCGGTCGAGGCCGTGCATGTTGGCCCATATGACACGCTCGAGCAGACCTACCACGAGATGATGGACTGGATGAGCAACCACAGCCTGGTTCCGTCAGACGAGATGTGGGAGTTCTACCTCACGGATCCGGCCGAGGAACCCGATCCTGCCAAATGGGAAACCAAGGTCGTCTGGCCGGTAGCCCCGGTTTCGGTTTGA
- a CDS encoding glycosyltransferase family 39 protein: MLDHSYKSDFSPPIGPWGWPLILAIPIRIVGLNIDQLFFVSLALYVLAMATWYWFALERVSRLTALFGLLAIGTSPIYIDWTELLHTELPFMVFVFATLIVIDRNRGRWSTSWTRGALAGVLAAAAFSTRREGLALVGVIGLALIADRAFADRDRRWVALTPYAAFGSAVLLLQLVLPSTLVPNYPANTVWNLFRYANVIAQRIGEIVGFDNSVIGWLVVSLGFVGWAMALRSDWRKHAPIAGYLLAVMVIGGSFFVPSGRYFSTAVPLLILGALMIPTRDHGSPSRLATLLVILVFAPVVYLNGVKAVHEGERANQFNGVIKEGPNRSDAVEMFAAVRTETADVAVIGFFKARSMTLYTDRRAVQIDEADPLNPDSEFDVLVVRSDEVDEEDRLAIDGDYLVEWSNETFEVLTHR, from the coding sequence ATGCTTGATCATTCGTATAAGTCGGATTTCTCGCCGCCGATCGGCCCGTGGGGTTGGCCGCTGATCCTGGCGATACCCATACGAATCGTCGGTTTGAACATTGATCAACTGTTCTTCGTGAGTCTGGCGCTCTATGTCCTTGCGATGGCGACCTGGTACTGGTTCGCTCTTGAGCGTGTCAGCCGGTTGACGGCGCTGTTCGGGCTGTTGGCTATTGGCACGAGTCCCATATACATCGACTGGACCGAGCTGCTGCACACCGAACTCCCATTCATGGTCTTCGTGTTCGCGACGCTGATAGTCATCGACCGGAACCGGGGTAGATGGTCGACCTCGTGGACGAGAGGAGCGCTCGCCGGAGTATTAGCAGCGGCCGCGTTCTCAACCAGGCGAGAAGGGCTGGCGTTGGTGGGGGTGATCGGCCTAGCGCTGATCGCTGATCGGGCTTTCGCCGATCGGGACCGTCGCTGGGTCGCCCTGACACCCTATGCGGCGTTCGGATCGGCTGTCCTGCTGCTCCAACTTGTCCTTCCAAGCACTCTGGTTCCGAATTATCCCGCGAACACCGTTTGGAATCTCTTTCGATACGCCAATGTGATCGCTCAGCGGATCGGCGAGATCGTGGGGTTCGACAACTCCGTAATCGGATGGCTCGTCGTCTCACTCGGGTTCGTCGGATGGGCCATGGCCCTACGTTCGGACTGGAGGAAGCACGCTCCGATCGCGGGATATCTGCTGGCCGTCATGGTGATCGGGGGCAGCTTCTTTGTCCCCTCTGGACGGTATTTTTCCACGGCGGTTCCCTTGCTCATCTTGGGGGCTTTGATGATCCCCACCCGCGATCACGGTTCACCCTCGCGATTGGCGACCTTGCTCGTCATCCTGGTTTTTGCCCCGGTCGTATATCTCAACGGGGTGAAGGCCGTTCATGAAGGGGAGCGGGCGAATCAGTTCAACGGTGTGATCAAAGAAGGTCCGAACCGCTCCGACGCGGTGGAGATGTTTGCCGCCGTCCGGACCGAGACAGCCGACGTGGCAGTGATAGGGTTTTTCAAAGCACGGTCAATGACCCTTTACACGGATCGCCGAGCCGTCCAGATCGACGAGGCCGACCCGCTCAACCCGGACTCGGAGTTCGACGTGCTGGTCGTCCGGAGCGATGAAGTCGATGAAGAAGATCGCCTCGCGATCGATGGAGATTACCTAGTTGAGTGGTCCAACGAGACCTTTGAAGTACTCACCCACCGGTGA
- a CDS encoding GNAT family N-acetyltransferase produces MIKHVLVVGDHIADRQIAQKAGSLAQIKGEVVPPIVAWTMSPPSQPGKAEQHHACTGASRPNLQRIHPSTLWRTCRSRCHSGGSVGAGQSDPALRAPARPNTFWNAAGHPLVWHRAGRHGVCGTVPQIHPTDSSPRLARRHTPSLDETERIQACGRRNANPRAGSDRIPPAHGGLVTLNNPDESAYISYIAVVPDHRGNGYANDLVRHGTKLALEAGWGLPIRAQTDLINVPMRTAFTSHGY; encoded by the coding sequence ATGATCAAGCATGTACTGGTTGTCGGCGATCACATCGCGGACCGACAGATCGCCCAGAAGGCTGGCTCCCTGGCGCAGATAAAGGGCGAAGTCGTCCCCCCAATAGTGGCCTGGACGATGAGTCCGCCAAGCCAGCCAGGCAAGGCCGAGCAACACCACGCCTGCACCGGCGCGTCGCGACCAAATCTTCAGCGCATTCACCCGAGTACTTTATGGCGTACTTGCAGAAGTCGCTGCCATTCGGGCGGGTCGGTAGGCGCCGGCCAGTCGGATCCAGCGCTGCGGGCTCCCGCACGACCCAACACATTCTGGAACGCTGCCGGCCACCCGCTTGTTTGGCATCGGGCGGGAAGGCACGGAGTATGCGGAACTGTTCCGCAAATTCATCCAACAGACAGTTCCCCGAGACTTGCCCGACGACATACACCTTCTCTTGACGAAACTGAACGAATCCAAGCATGCGGACGCCGAAACGCGAACCCGCGAGCTGGAAGCGATCGGATTCCGCCTGCTCATGGGGGGCTCGTTACCCTGAATAACCCCGACGAATCGGCATACATCTCCTACATCGCGGTTGTGCCAGACCATCGCGGTAACGGTTACGCGAACGACCTGGTCCGTCATGGAACGAAACTCGCCCTCGAGGCCGGATGGGGCCTGCCGATCCGAGCTCAGACAGACCTCATCAACGTGCCAATGCGCACTGCGTTCACCAGCCATGGCTACTAG
- the dinB gene encoding DNA polymerase IV has product MSRIGGATRTEATILHADLDAFYASVEQRDNPSLRGKPVLVGGGVILAASYEAKKFGVKTAMTERKAKELCPQAIVVRPRFDAYTEASRAVFDVFDDTSPTVEGLSIDEAFIDVGGLAKIAGSPERIAAWLRAEVKDRVGLNITVGVARTKFLAKVASAVAKPDGLLVVPPDMETEFLYPLPVRALWGVGKVTSEKLNNCGFITVGDVALVSRDNLTSILGKAAGHHLYALAHHQDPRPVETGKRRGSVGSQQALGRSRKTPQEIESLLLGIVDRVMRRLRSGHRVARTVVLRLRYDDFTRATRSRSLRWATGATEPIAAIALELLHEAEPTIRSKGLTLIGLSVANLSDDKVVQLTLPLAEICQTGQLDHALDDLRERYGTKAITRASLLGRHTGFEVPKLPD; this is encoded by the coding sequence ATGTCGCGTATAGGTGGCGCCACCCGAACCGAAGCCACGATCCTCCACGCAGACCTTGACGCGTTCTACGCCTCGGTAGAACAGCGCGACAATCCGTCACTTCGCGGCAAACCGGTTCTCGTAGGGGGCGGAGTGATTCTGGCGGCGAGCTACGAAGCCAAGAAGTTCGGCGTCAAGACCGCGATGACCGAGAGGAAGGCCAAGGAACTCTGTCCCCAGGCCATCGTCGTACGTCCTCGCTTCGATGCGTACACCGAAGCGAGTCGGGCCGTTTTTGACGTGTTCGACGACACGTCGCCGACCGTCGAGGGCCTGTCCATCGATGAGGCATTCATCGACGTCGGCGGTCTCGCCAAGATCGCCGGCAGCCCGGAGCGAATCGCTGCCTGGCTCAGAGCCGAAGTCAAAGACCGAGTCGGCCTCAACATCACGGTGGGAGTAGCTCGCACCAAGTTCCTCGCCAAAGTGGCGAGTGCCGTTGCCAAGCCAGACGGTTTGCTCGTGGTGCCTCCCGACATGGAGACCGAGTTTCTCTACCCGTTGCCGGTCCGAGCTCTGTGGGGGGTCGGCAAAGTGACATCCGAGAAACTCAACAACTGCGGGTTTATAACCGTCGGCGATGTCGCATTGGTCAGCCGGGACAACCTCACATCAATCCTGGGCAAGGCCGCCGGGCATCACCTGTACGCGCTGGCTCATCACCAGGACCCTCGTCCGGTGGAGACAGGCAAGCGCCGCGGATCGGTCGGCTCCCAGCAGGCGCTGGGACGGTCTCGCAAAACCCCACAAGAGATCGAGTCACTGTTGCTCGGGATTGTTGACCGGGTTATGCGTCGGCTTCGCTCAGGCCATCGGGTAGCCAGAACAGTCGTACTGCGTCTCCGCTACGACGATTTCACCAGGGCAACCCGGTCTCGCAGCCTGCGATGGGCTACCGGTGCCACCGAACCCATCGCCGCCATCGCCCTCGAACTCCTCCACGAGGCCGAACCGACCATCCGATCAAAAGGGCTGACGCTGATCGGCCTCTCGGTCGCCAACCTATCGGACGACAAAGTCGTTCAGCTGACGTTGCCACTAGCCGAGATCTGCCAAACCGGCCAACTCGACCACGCATTGGACGATCTACGAGAGCGATACGGCACAAAAGCGATCACCCGTGCCTCGCTTCTCGGGCGCCACACCGGTTTTGAAGTGCCGAAACTTCCCGACTGA
- a CDS encoding sodium:proton antiporter — protein MTPLAAIFEDPLNALAGVVILAVAAAYIASRLNIPSIVALLATGVIVGPGLLLIDPDAMAGDLLTPFVSLAVGLILFEGGLSLRLHEARRNPLVLWLLVTVGVLITWLIGSVSASLFLGVPRSIAVLLGAILIVSGPTVIGPILHHVRPTRTVTSILKWESIVIDPIGAMLAALTFEIILLGAEQAPGQLVTGALLFIGAGLGAGLVVALPTGFVIQRHLVPERLVPLVGMSAALLAFAVAHAFAPESGLLATPVLGFVLANNSKVRTEPLIDFSEKLQLLLVGILFILLSARLSRDQLGSISWGVGGVIAVLVLVARPISVAVATWRSGLTKAERIFLASVAPRGIVAAAVASVFALELEHAGVAGAELLTPVTFAVIVGTVIVYGFGAGPIAHRFGLAEKSSQGVLILGAGPVEEAIGRSLFELEIPVLFSSTNHGDEARLRQQGFRTYYGNLIGHELPWDLEMSGLGRLLALTPNDEVNTLAARSFAQLFGAAETYQLTAARPGPGLESVAADIGGRSLFDSALTYGELRDRLRRGVKIRQTSLTEKFTVADLKAQLGTDGRMLFVARGKNLLIATDEQRPPLIDKTRLGDTVLWIPSEAAPAAEPPSGGED, from the coding sequence ATGACTCCGTTAGCGGCGATCTTTGAAGACCCTCTTAATGCACTGGCCGGTGTGGTAATTCTCGCCGTGGCCGCTGCATACATTGCCTCCCGACTCAACATTCCGTCGATCGTGGCTTTGCTCGCAACCGGAGTCATCGTGGGTCCCGGCCTGCTGCTCATCGATCCCGACGCAATGGCAGGCGATCTCTTGACGCCATTCGTGTCGCTGGCGGTGGGCCTCATCCTGTTCGAGGGCGGGCTAAGCCTTCGACTCCACGAAGCGAGGCGCAATCCACTGGTGCTCTGGCTACTCGTCACAGTCGGTGTGCTCATCACCTGGTTGATCGGAAGCGTCTCGGCCAGCTTGTTCCTCGGCGTGCCACGGTCTATAGCCGTCTTGCTCGGAGCCATTCTGATCGTATCCGGCCCGACTGTCATCGGCCCGATCCTCCATCACGTCCGCCCGACCCGCACGGTGACCTCCATCCTCAAATGGGAGAGCATCGTCATCGACCCCATCGGAGCGATGCTGGCGGCCCTCACGTTTGAGATCATCCTGTTGGGAGCCGAGCAGGCCCCGGGCCAGCTGGTTACCGGTGCGCTCCTGTTCATCGGCGCAGGACTTGGCGCGGGTCTTGTCGTCGCGCTTCCGACCGGCTTCGTGATCCAACGGCACCTGGTACCTGAGCGGCTCGTGCCATTGGTTGGCATGTCGGCGGCGCTGCTCGCTTTCGCCGTTGCCCATGCCTTTGCTCCCGAGTCGGGGCTACTTGCCACACCCGTTCTCGGATTTGTTCTCGCCAATAATTCGAAGGTCCGCACCGAGCCACTCATCGACTTCTCCGAGAAGCTTCAGCTGCTCCTTGTCGGAATCCTCTTTATCCTTTTGAGTGCCCGCCTCAGTCGCGATCAGCTTGGCTCGATCTCGTGGGGAGTAGGCGGCGTCATCGCCGTGCTGGTCCTCGTAGCCCGCCCGATCAGTGTGGCTGTCGCCACGTGGCGGTCCGGATTGACCAAGGCGGAACGCATCTTCTTGGCCTCTGTCGCCCCGCGGGGAATTGTGGCGGCTGCCGTGGCCTCAGTCTTCGCCCTGGAGCTCGAGCATGCCGGCGTAGCCGGCGCCGAACTGCTCACCCCGGTGACGTTCGCCGTCATCGTCGGGACCGTCATCGTTTATGGCTTCGGCGCCGGGCCTATCGCCCACCGTTTCGGGTTGGCAGAAAAATCGAGCCAGGGTGTTCTCATCCTTGGGGCAGGCCCTGTAGAAGAGGCGATCGGGCGCAGCCTGTTCGAGCTCGAGATCCCGGTTCTGTTCTCGTCAACCAACCACGGTGATGAGGCACGACTCAGACAGCAAGGCTTCCGGACCTACTACGGCAACCTGATCGGACACGAGCTTCCGTGGGATCTGGAAATGTCAGGCCTCGGTCGCCTCCTCGCACTGACACCAAATGACGAGGTGAACACGCTGGCCGCTCGGAGTTTCGCCCAACTTTTCGGTGCGGCGGAGACCTACCAGTTGACCGCCGCCAGACCAGGACCCGGCCTCGAAAGCGTGGCCGCCGACATCGGCGGGCGCTCACTGTTTGATTCGGCACTGACATATGGCGAGCTTCGTGACCGCCTCAGGCGCGGCGTGAAGATTCGCCAAACGAGCCTCACCGAGAAATTCACGGTTGCCGACCTCAAAGCCCAGCTCGGCACGGACGGGCGCATGCTCTTTGTGGCTCGGGGCAAAAATTTGCTGATAGCCACCGACGAGCAGCGGCCGCCTCTGATCGACAAGACCCGGCTGGGAGACACGGTCCTATGGATCCCTTCCGAGGCGGCCCCGGCCGCCGAGCCACCGTCTGGTGGGGAGGATTGA